The following are from one region of the Hymenobacter sp. YIM 151858-1 genome:
- a CDS encoding site-specific DNA-methyltransferase: MQNLQQDLIELLRQQRPDFFANDQLITDRVAEAAYRYDAGLLALLLNHAGLRGQFFQPVGEAQVFKLQEFETFLHNRTLLPQSYTAYRDRIGLRVARGRYLRESNDVVLAWPYKDCVLEGGQDKDDQKRDEVFYNETLAPDEITRLLAPKALTGFTRYDADGAHPLTADATIDLSQENLLIKGNNLLALHSLLPRFRGQVKLIYIDPPYNTGTDSFKYNDKFNHSSWLTFLKNRLLAAKQLLRKDGVIFIQLDDNEVAYAKVLCDEVFERDNYANHIIIETNSAFGFKGASDSLFKQAGHILFYCRNKKYFKLKKMLVEKEYDKAYKFIFADITLPESEWTWMGLGEALALEKGYSSVREAKKAIGEESFNSELHDYAIDNAERVFRTASVTGGALKKRRETIELSKSDNSRIVRHPNDDMDYRFIGGERVLFYKERIVEIDGEKVPGTLLTDIWLDISIEGISSEGGVKFERGKKPEQLIRRIIELGSQESDLVLDFFAGSGTTAAVAHKMGRRYIAIEQMDYVNTVTVPRLQKVIAGEQGGISKAQNWTGGGISCTVSCGKTTRATSPGWKPHPTRLRCWRSTPTWPATSSCALR, encoded by the coding sequence ATGCAGAATTTGCAACAAGACTTAATCGAACTGCTGCGCCAGCAGCGCCCGGACTTTTTCGCCAACGACCAGCTCATTACCGACCGGGTGGCCGAAGCCGCTTACCGCTACGATGCCGGCCTGCTGGCCCTGCTGCTGAACCACGCGGGCCTGCGCGGGCAGTTCTTTCAGCCCGTGGGCGAGGCGCAGGTGTTCAAGCTCCAGGAGTTTGAAACCTTTCTGCACAACCGCACCTTGCTGCCCCAGTCCTACACAGCCTACCGCGACCGGATAGGCCTGCGCGTGGCCCGGGGCCGCTACCTGCGCGAATCCAACGACGTGGTGCTGGCCTGGCCCTACAAGGACTGCGTGCTGGAAGGCGGCCAGGACAAGGACGACCAAAAGCGCGACGAGGTGTTCTACAACGAAACCCTCGCCCCCGACGAAATAACCCGCCTGCTGGCCCCCAAGGCCCTCACCGGCTTCACCCGCTACGACGCCGACGGCGCGCACCCGCTCACGGCCGATGCCACCATTGACCTGAGCCAGGAAAACCTGCTCATCAAAGGCAACAACCTGCTGGCCCTGCACAGCCTGCTGCCGCGGTTCCGCGGGCAGGTCAAGCTGATTTATATTGACCCGCCTTATAATACTGGCACCGACAGCTTCAAGTATAACGACAAGTTTAACCACTCGTCGTGGCTGACGTTTTTAAAAAACCGATTGCTGGCCGCCAAACAACTGCTCAGGAAAGACGGGGTGATTTTTATTCAGCTCGACGACAACGAAGTGGCCTATGCAAAGGTGTTGTGTGATGAAGTGTTCGAGCGAGATAATTATGCAAATCATATTATAATCGAAACTAATAGTGCTTTCGGCTTTAAAGGAGCATCCGATTCTTTGTTTAAGCAGGCAGGACATATTTTATTCTATTGCAGAAATAAAAAATACTTTAAATTAAAGAAAATGCTTGTTGAGAAAGAATATGACAAAGCGTATAAGTTTATTTTTGCAGATATCACCTTGCCGGAATCTGAATGGACCTGGATGGGATTAGGAGAGGCGCTGGCTCTCGAAAAAGGCTATTCATCGGTGCGTGAGGCCAAAAAGGCTATTGGTGAAGAAAGTTTTAATTCGGAGCTGCATGACTATGCTATTGACAACGCCGAACGGGTTTTTCGTACGGCTTCCGTGACAGGCGGCGCCCTGAAAAAAAGACGTGAAACGATAGAGTTATCCAAATCTGATAATTCCAGAATTGTGCGGCATCCCAACGATGATATGGACTACCGTTTTATTGGGGGTGAGCGAGTCTTATTTTATAAGGAGCGCATAGTTGAAATTGATGGCGAGAAGGTACCTGGGACGTTACTCACGGACATTTGGCTGGATATTTCGATAGAAGGAATTTCGAGTGAAGGCGGTGTCAAGTTTGAGCGCGGCAAGAAACCGGAGCAGCTGATACGGCGAATTATAGAACTCGGCTCCCAAGAAAGCGACTTGGTATTGGATTTTTTTGCCGGTTCCGGCACCACGGCGGCCGTGGCCCACAAGATGGGCCGCCGCTACATTGCCATCGAGCAGATGGACTACGTCAACACCGTGACCGTGCCGCGCCTGCAAAAGGTTATTGCCGGCGAGCAGGGTGGCATCTCAAAAGCGCAAAATTGGACGGGAGGGGGGATTTCTTGTACTGTGAGTTGCGGGAAGACAACGCGGGCTACATCGCCCGGGTGGAAGCCGCACCCGACACGGCTACGCTGCTGGCGCTCCACGCCGACATGGCCCGCCACGAGTTCCTGCGCATTGAGGTAG
- the ettA gene encoding energy-dependent translational throttle protein EttA, with protein MSDQPTIIFSMAGVNKVFPPQKQVLKNIYLSFFYGAKIGVLGLNGSGKSSLLKIIAGVDKQYQGEVVWSPGYSVGYLEQEPQLDATKTVREVIEEGVAETVALLKEFEEINEAFGGEDPDFDKLLDRQGKVQERLDQLDAWNLDNKLERAMDALRTPPEDAIIGNLSGGEKRRVALCRLLLQEPDVLLLDEPTNHLDAESVLWLEQHLQQYKGTVIAVTHDRYFLDNVAGWILELDRGEGIPWKGNYSSWLEQKASRLAQEEKTESKRQKTLQRELEWVRMAPKARQAKSKARLASYDKMASEDAREKEQKLELFIPDGPRLGAQVIEAHNISKAFGDKLLFENLSFSLPQGGIVGIIGPNGAGKTTLFRLITDQVKPDAGTFEVGPTVKVAYVDQQHESLDANKSVFETISGGTETMLLAGRQVNSRAYVSNFNFRGGDQEKKVGNLSGGERNRVHLATTLKQGANLILLDEPTNDLDVNAIRALEDALENFAGCAVIISHDRWFLDRLATHILAFEGNSEVVWFEGNFSDYEEAKKKRLGDVEPKRVRYRSLN; from the coding sequence ATGAGCGACCAGCCCACCATTATTTTCTCGATGGCTGGCGTGAACAAAGTGTTCCCGCCCCAGAAACAGGTTCTCAAAAACATTTACCTCTCGTTTTTCTACGGCGCCAAAATTGGCGTGCTCGGCCTCAACGGTTCGGGTAAGTCGTCGCTGCTGAAAATCATTGCCGGTGTTGATAAGCAATACCAGGGCGAAGTAGTGTGGTCGCCGGGCTACTCGGTGGGCTACCTCGAGCAAGAGCCGCAGCTCGACGCTACCAAAACCGTGCGCGAGGTAATCGAGGAGGGCGTAGCCGAAACCGTTGCGCTGCTCAAGGAATTTGAGGAAATCAACGAAGCTTTCGGCGGCGAAGACCCCGACTTCGACAAGCTACTTGACCGCCAGGGCAAGGTGCAGGAGCGCCTCGACCAGCTCGACGCTTGGAACCTCGACAACAAGCTGGAGCGCGCCATGGACGCCCTGCGCACCCCGCCCGAAGACGCCATCATCGGCAACCTCTCGGGCGGTGAGAAGCGCCGCGTAGCCCTGTGCCGCCTGCTGTTGCAAGAGCCCGACGTGCTGCTGCTCGACGAACCGACCAACCACCTCGATGCCGAATCGGTGTTGTGGCTGGAGCAGCACCTGCAGCAGTACAAAGGCACCGTAATAGCCGTAACCCACGACCGTTACTTCCTCGACAACGTGGCCGGCTGGATTCTGGAACTCGACCGCGGCGAGGGTATTCCGTGGAAAGGCAACTACTCTTCGTGGCTCGAGCAGAAGGCTTCGCGCCTGGCCCAGGAGGAGAAAACCGAGAGCAAGCGCCAGAAAACCCTGCAGCGCGAGCTGGAGTGGGTGCGCATGGCCCCCAAGGCTCGCCAAGCCAAGAGCAAGGCCCGCCTCGCCAGCTACGACAAAATGGCCTCCGAGGACGCTCGCGAGAAGGAGCAAAAACTAGAGCTGTTCATCCCCGACGGCCCGCGCCTTGGTGCGCAGGTTATCGAGGCGCACAACATCAGCAAAGCCTTCGGCGACAAGCTGCTGTTCGAGAACCTGTCGTTCTCGCTGCCGCAGGGCGGCATCGTGGGCATCATCGGCCCGAACGGCGCCGGCAAAACCACGCTGTTCCGCCTGATTACGGACCAGGTGAAGCCCGACGCTGGTACGTTTGAAGTAGGCCCCACCGTGAAAGTGGCCTACGTAGACCAGCAGCACGAAAGCCTCGACGCCAACAAGTCGGTGTTCGAGACGATTTCGGGCGGCACCGAAACCATGCTGCTGGCCGGCCGCCAGGTGAACTCGCGCGCTTACGTGAGCAATTTCAACTTCCGCGGCGGCGACCAGGAGAAGAAAGTAGGCAACCTCTCGGGTGGCGAGCGTAACCGCGTGCACTTGGCTACCACGCTCAAGCAAGGCGCCAACCTCATTCTGCTCGACGAACCGACCAACGACCTCGACGTGAATGCCATTCGTGCCCTGGAAGACGCGCTGGAGAACTTCGCCGGTTGCGCCGTTATCATCAGCCACGACCGTTGGTTCCTCGACCGTCTGGCCACGCACATCCTAGCCTTCGAGGGCAACTCGGAAGTGGTGTGGTTCGAAGGCAACTTCTCCGACTACGAAGAGGCCAAGAAGAAGCGCCTAGGTGACGTGGAGCCCAAGCGCGTGCGCTACCGCAGCTTGAATTAG
- a CDS encoding DUF349 domain-containing protein produces MEQQEQLLNQARQFGYIEGDQVWLRPFMDLPARQVGQVKDTEDAALLYFAQRFESFRGKVDDLLSRIEESENKGSFLMKALHLKEQIASYDALGDFTELHRRLTEAEEHIRTLVARNREKNLATKVKLIEEAESLHDTIDWQAGGEKLKELRQAWIKTGPVSKELTDEMETRFQAAIEDFYVRKKAFQADKKAMTNRAFEKYKSLIHKSEALQNSEDWEGTTAQLKQLQQEWKDVGGSLPRKTANDLWTRFRAAHNRFFDRLKEHISSKRSEAKDQYMDDNLGRKRALVAEAEALLSQPMHEAVARAKELQAAWKKVGPVRGPESDQVWEQFLAACDKVFELSSLEHYIRKRQPQEGPKPSSQEQLSQRVTALREFIKYDRQEQDVLQENLGKLNDSPGNEAFRTMLQSKIRAFERKIRTKNELIDLLRERYAE; encoded by the coding sequence ATGGAACAGCAAGAGCAGCTGCTCAATCAGGCTCGCCAATTTGGCTACATCGAAGGCGACCAGGTATGGCTTCGCCCGTTCATGGACCTGCCCGCCCGGCAGGTGGGCCAGGTAAAAGACACCGAAGACGCAGCCCTGCTGTACTTCGCCCAACGTTTCGAGAGCTTCCGCGGCAAGGTAGATGACCTGCTCAGCCGCATCGAGGAATCGGAAAACAAGGGCTCTTTCCTGATGAAAGCCTTGCACCTTAAGGAGCAAATTGCTTCGTACGATGCCCTGGGCGACTTCACCGAGCTGCACCGCCGCCTTACCGAGGCCGAGGAGCACATTCGCACGCTGGTAGCCCGCAACCGCGAGAAAAACCTGGCCACCAAGGTGAAGCTCATCGAGGAGGCCGAGTCGTTGCACGACACCATCGACTGGCAGGCCGGCGGCGAAAAGCTGAAGGAGCTGCGCCAGGCCTGGATCAAAACCGGCCCGGTGAGCAAGGAGCTTACCGACGAGATGGAAACGCGCTTCCAAGCCGCCATCGAAGACTTCTACGTGCGCAAAAAAGCGTTCCAGGCCGATAAAAAGGCCATGACCAACCGGGCGTTCGAGAAGTACAAGTCGCTTATTCACAAATCCGAAGCCCTCCAAAATTCCGAGGATTGGGAAGGCACTACCGCCCAGCTGAAGCAGCTGCAGCAGGAGTGGAAAGACGTAGGCGGCTCGCTGCCCCGCAAAACCGCCAACGACCTCTGGACGCGCTTCCGCGCTGCCCATAACCGCTTCTTCGACCGCCTCAAAGAGCACATCAGCTCGAAGCGCTCCGAGGCCAAAGACCAGTACATGGACGACAACCTGGGCCGCAAGCGCGCCCTGGTGGCCGAGGCCGAAGCCCTGCTCAGCCAGCCCATGCACGAGGCCGTGGCCCGCGCCAAAGAGCTGCAAGCCGCCTGGAAAAAGGTGGGCCCCGTGCGCGGCCCCGAGTCGGACCAAGTGTGGGAGCAATTTCTAGCCGCCTGCGACAAGGTGTTCGAGCTCAGCTCGTTGGAGCACTACATCCGCAAGCGCCAACCCCAGGAAGGCCCCAAGCCCAGCTCGCAGGAGCAGCTTTCGCAGCGCGTTACGGCTCTGCGCGAGTTCATCAAGTACGACCGGCAGGAGCAGGATGTGCTGCAGGAAAACCTGGGCAAGCTGAACGACTCCCCGGGCAACGAGGCTTTCCGGACGATGCTGCAAAGCAAAATCAGGGCGTTCGAGCGGAAAATCCGCACCAAAAACGAGCTGATCGACCTGCTTCGCGAGCGTTACGCCGAATAA
- a CDS encoding DUF2795 domain-containing protein has translation MYWTLELASYLEDAPWPATKDELIDYSIRSGAPMEVVENLQALEDDGQPYESIEEVWPDYPTKEDFMFNEDEY, from the coding sequence ATGTACTGGACCCTGGAACTCGCCTCGTATCTGGAAGATGCTCCCTGGCCCGCCACCAAGGACGAGCTCATCGATTACTCGATCCGTTCGGGCGCTCCGATGGAGGTAGTGGAAAACCTGCAGGCCCTCGAAGACGACGGCCAACCTTACGAGAGCATCGAAGAAGTGTGGCCGGATTACCCGACCAAGGAAGACTTCATGTTCAACGAAGACGAGTATTAA
- a CDS encoding ABC transporter ATP-binding protein → MSLLTDNSQLTTDDAPPALRAENLVAGYEQRVLLRNLFLSVPEGAFVAIVGHNGAGKTTLFRVLTGQLPYTGQVQLHGRDLQHIRQPAAQGVLAHLPQRNAISFPIEVRELVVMGRFRQHRGLLAGYTAHDYALADEALQQVGAAHLGQQNFTLLSGGEQQLVWLAQLLLQDARLWLLDEPTQQLDVYYRRRVFALLQQWVQERRKTILCITHDLDQLPDLPGYLLNLSAPEPQLQPLNEATVRAAREWLENEASLPTKR, encoded by the coding sequence ATGAGTCTGCTGACTGACAACTCGCAACTGACGACCGACGACGCTCCTCCCGCATTGCGCGCGGAGAATCTGGTTGCGGGGTACGAACAGCGCGTTCTGCTCCGCAACCTTTTTTTGTCGGTACCCGAGGGCGCGTTCGTGGCTATTGTAGGCCACAACGGCGCCGGCAAAACCACCTTGTTTCGGGTACTGACGGGGCAGTTGCCCTACACCGGGCAAGTGCAGCTGCACGGCCGCGACTTGCAGCACATCCGGCAGCCGGCGGCCCAGGGCGTGCTGGCCCACTTGCCGCAGCGCAACGCCATCAGCTTCCCCATTGAGGTGCGCGAGCTAGTGGTAATGGGCCGCTTTCGGCAGCACCGCGGCTTGCTGGCCGGCTACACCGCCCACGATTACGCCCTGGCCGATGAGGCCCTGCAGCAAGTGGGGGCCGCGCACCTAGGGCAGCAAAATTTTACGCTGCTTTCGGGTGGCGAGCAACAACTGGTATGGCTGGCGCAGCTGCTGCTGCAGGATGCCCGCCTGTGGCTGCTCGATGAGCCTACCCAGCAACTCGACGTGTACTACCGCCGCCGGGTGTTTGCCCTGCTGCAACAGTGGGTGCAGGAGCGGCGCAAAACCATCCTCTGCATCACCCACGACCTCGACCAGCTGCCCGACCTCCCGGGCTACCTGCTCAACCTTTCGGCCCCCGAGCCGCAGCTGCAGCCCCTGAACGAGGCTACCGTACGCGCCGCCCGCGAGTGGCTCGAAAACGAAGCCAGCCTGCCCACCAAACGGTAG
- a CDS encoding lycopene cyclase family protein has protein sequence MTPPDFDYLLAGGGAAGLSLAYHLSQEPRLRHKRVLLLEPEEKNQNDRTWSFWADRPTPYDAVLAGQWRQLAFRSPELDAVLPLQRHRYCTLRGLDFYRFVQQALDARPEQFTVVQARVEQLENTPTGVAAHTSAGTFTARYAFDSRPPKPEPRPNKRYLWQHFVGWEVEADYDAFDARTPVFMDFRVPQHHECRFVYVLPFSPRRALVEYTLFSGQLLPQAEYEQALRDYLATALGGRPYRIAETEAGAIPMTDHVFAPRTGTNIVHLGTRGGRVKASTGYAFLRMQQHAERLTAALASTGALPANLTGDAWQFRLFDTLLLDIMQREGERTGQIFSELFRNNPVERILDFLDERTTWAENFQVMNSVTPWPFMQSIANVLRGKPGQRR, from the coding sequence ATGACTCCGCCCGATTTCGACTACCTGCTTGCCGGCGGCGGCGCGGCCGGGCTGAGCCTGGCGTACCACCTCAGCCAGGAGCCGCGCCTGCGCCACAAGCGTGTGCTGCTGCTGGAGCCAGAAGAGAAAAACCAGAACGACCGCACCTGGTCGTTCTGGGCGGACCGGCCTACGCCCTACGATGCTGTGCTGGCCGGCCAGTGGCGGCAGCTGGCCTTCCGGAGCCCCGAGCTCGATGCGGTGCTGCCCTTGCAACGGCACCGCTACTGCACCCTGCGCGGCCTCGATTTTTACCGCTTCGTGCAGCAAGCCCTGGATGCCCGCCCCGAGCAGTTTACCGTGGTGCAGGCCCGCGTAGAGCAGCTCGAAAACACGCCCACGGGCGTGGCGGCGCACACCTCGGCAGGCACTTTTACGGCGCGCTATGCTTTTGATAGCCGCCCGCCCAAGCCGGAGCCGCGCCCCAATAAGCGCTACCTCTGGCAGCATTTTGTGGGCTGGGAAGTTGAAGCGGATTACGACGCCTTTGATGCCCGCACGCCGGTGTTCATGGATTTTCGGGTGCCGCAACACCACGAGTGCCGCTTCGTGTACGTGCTGCCGTTTTCACCTAGGCGGGCGTTGGTAGAGTACACCCTGTTTTCGGGCCAGCTGCTGCCGCAGGCCGAGTACGAGCAAGCACTGCGCGATTACCTGGCCACGGCCCTGGGTGGCCGCCCGTACCGCATTGCCGAAACCGAGGCCGGCGCCATCCCGATGACCGACCACGTTTTTGCGCCGCGCACGGGCACCAATATTGTGCACCTGGGCACCCGGGGCGGGCGCGTAAAAGCCAGCACCGGCTACGCCTTTCTGCGCATGCAGCAGCACGCCGAACGGCTTACTGCGGCCCTGGCCAGTACCGGGGCACTGCCCGCCAACCTTACCGGCGACGCGTGGCAGTTTCGCCTGTTCGACACTTTGCTGCTCGACATTATGCAGCGCGAGGGCGAGCGAACCGGCCAGATTTTCAGCGAGCTATTTCGGAACAACCCGGTGGAGCGCATCCTCGATTTCCTGGACGAACGCACCACGTGGGCCGAGAATTTCCAGGTGATGAATTCCGTAACGCCGTGGCCCTTTATGCAGTCGATTGCCAACGTGCTGCGCGGCAAGCCGGGCCAACGCCGGTAG
- a CDS encoding LOG family protein yields the protein MTKLKKTSKTKLQEEAHNAGSGRIITQPDVNDNKVTTISDIREQTHGERTIQLEDEQKIRKAFVDKDWNEIKIADSWQIFKVMAEFVEGFEKMAKIGPCVSIFGSARTKPDNPYYQMAEEIAAKLVRHGYGVITGGGPGIMEAGNKGARAEGGKSVGLNIELPFEQTHNIYIDPDKVINFDYFFVRKVMFVKYSQGFIGMPGGFGTLDELFEAITLIQTRKIGRFPIVLVGSAYWNGLFKWIEEVMLHEEHNISPEDMSLVQIVDDPSDAVRIIDEFYSKYLLSPNF from the coding sequence ATGACCAAACTGAAAAAAACCAGCAAAACCAAACTCCAGGAGGAAGCCCACAACGCCGGCAGCGGCCGCATCATCACGCAGCCCGACGTTAACGACAACAAGGTTACCACCATCAGCGACATTCGCGAGCAAACCCACGGCGAGCGTACCATTCAGCTCGAGGACGAGCAGAAGATCCGCAAAGCGTTTGTCGACAAGGACTGGAACGAGATTAAGATTGCCGACTCGTGGCAGATCTTTAAGGTGATGGCCGAGTTCGTGGAGGGCTTCGAGAAAATGGCCAAAATCGGTCCGTGCGTATCCATCTTCGGTTCGGCCCGCACCAAGCCCGACAACCCTTACTACCAAATGGCCGAAGAAATTGCGGCCAAGCTGGTGCGCCACGGCTACGGCGTAATCACGGGCGGCGGCCCCGGCATCATGGAAGCCGGTAACAAAGGCGCCCGCGCCGAGGGCGGTAAGTCGGTGGGCCTGAACATCGAGCTGCCCTTCGAGCAGACGCACAACATCTACATCGACCCCGATAAGGTGATCAACTTCGATTACTTCTTCGTGCGTAAGGTGATGTTCGTGAAGTACTCGCAGGGCTTCATCGGCATGCCCGGCGGCTTCGGCACCCTCGACGAACTGTTTGAGGCCATTACCCTGATTCAGACGCGCAAAATCGGCCGATTCCCCATCGTGCTGGTAGGTTCGGCGTACTGGAACGGCCTGTTCAAGTGGATCGAGGAAGTGATGTTGCACGAGGAGCACAACATCTCGCCCGAGGACATGAGCCTGGTGCAGATCGTGGACGACCCTTCGGATGCCGTGCGCATCATCGACGAGTTCTACAGCAAGTACCTGCTCTCGCCGAACTTCTAA
- a CDS encoding ABC transporter permease, with translation MKSLRLLFESLRFAWQALRANLLRTVLSLLGVTVGIFAIISVFTVVDSLEANIRQSMNFVGDKVIYVQKWPWAFGGDYPWWKYFNRPNPSIREFRELQRRLTAENNRGVAVFAARGGNTLKAGTNSVEGIALQGVTYDYRQVSSVPIQEGRYFTPQEMDAARNVAVVGYDIAHNLYPNGSALGREFRTQGQKFVIVGVMEKEGKKLLDTPSNDTNCLLPLGAFTKMFALSTGSLGGAQATIGIKGTDTDPGLLNLEAEVRGAMRNIRGLKPREEDDFALNRPEMLADAITKLFGVIGVAGAVIGSFAILVGGFGIANIMFVSVKERTNIIGIQKSLGANNFFILSQFLFEAVFLCLVGGAAGLFLVWLVTLVPQDALKVAMSLNRIALGLGLSVLIGVISGIVPAVIASMMDPVIAIRSK, from the coding sequence TTCGTGCCAACCTGCTGCGCACGGTGCTGTCGTTGCTGGGCGTCACGGTGGGCATTTTCGCCATCATCTCGGTATTCACGGTGGTCGATTCGCTCGAGGCCAACATCCGCCAGAGCATGAACTTCGTGGGCGACAAGGTCATCTACGTACAGAAGTGGCCCTGGGCCTTCGGCGGCGACTACCCGTGGTGGAAGTATTTCAACCGGCCCAACCCATCTATTCGCGAGTTTCGGGAGCTGCAGCGCCGCCTCACGGCCGAGAATAACCGCGGCGTGGCCGTGTTTGCGGCGCGCGGCGGCAACACCCTCAAGGCCGGCACCAACAGCGTGGAGGGCATTGCCCTGCAAGGCGTTACCTACGACTACCGCCAGGTATCGAGCGTGCCAATCCAGGAGGGGCGCTATTTTACGCCGCAGGAGATGGATGCCGCCCGCAACGTGGCCGTAGTGGGCTACGACATTGCGCACAACCTGTACCCCAACGGCTCGGCTCTGGGCCGCGAGTTCCGCACCCAGGGGCAGAAGTTTGTGATTGTGGGCGTGATGGAAAAGGAGGGCAAAAAGCTGCTCGATACGCCCAGCAACGATACCAATTGCCTGCTGCCCCTAGGTGCTTTTACCAAAATGTTTGCCCTGAGTACCGGCAGCTTGGGCGGCGCGCAGGCTACCATCGGCATCAAGGGCACCGACACCGACCCCGGCCTGCTGAACCTGGAGGCCGAGGTGCGCGGCGCCATGCGCAACATCCGCGGCCTGAAACCGCGCGAAGAAGACGACTTCGCCCTGAACCGCCCCGAAATGCTCGCCGACGCCATTACCAAACTGTTCGGCGTTATTGGCGTGGCCGGAGCCGTTATCGGTTCGTTTGCTATCCTGGTGGGCGGCTTTGGCATTGCCAACATCATGTTTGTGTCGGTGAAGGAGCGTACCAACATTATCGGGATTCAGAAGTCGCTCGGCGCCAACAACTTCTTTATTCTGTCGCAGTTTCTGTTCGAGGCCGTGTTTCTGTGCCTCGTAGGCGGCGCGGCGGGCCTGTTTCTGGTGTGGCTTGTTACGCTGGTGCCGCAGGATGCCCTGAAGGTGGCCATGTCGCTGAACCGCATTGCGCTGGGCTTGGGCCTATCGGTGCTGATCGGGGTGATTTCGGGCATCGTGCCGGCCGTAATCGCCTCCATGATGGACCCGGTTATTGCCATCCGCTCGAAATAA